The following nucleotide sequence is from Triticum dicoccoides isolate Atlit2015 ecotype Zavitan chromosome 7B, WEW_v2.0, whole genome shotgun sequence.
GGGGAGCTGTCTCGCTCCGACGCCACGACGAGGCACGCGAGGGAGGTCGGGGATGGGCGGTGCTCGACCGGCGGAGCTCGCGAGGCGGAGCGTCCGGCTGCTCTAGCGGCGGAGCTCGGAGTGTGGACGGGCtcgggtgctcggccggaggagctgtgGTGCGCACGGCCGGCAGGTGAAGACGAGCTCACGAGGTGGGCCTTCACACGGTGCTGGCGAAGTGGCGGACGGACGGGCGGGAGGGTGTTGGGCGCAGTGGTGGACGGACGGCGGGACGGCGGTGGACGAACGGCGGGACGGCGCTGGCAGCGGTGTGCGACTGCTTGGGGACGGGCGGGCGTTAGCCGCGGCTTGGGGACGGCCGGGCGCTGGGCTCAGCGTGCGGCTGCTCGGGGGAGCTTGACGGGCGGGCGTGCGCTGCCCGACGGCCTGTCGCTGCTTGGGGGAGAagtagggaggagggagcaggagaGAGGAAGCCGGCGGTTGCTACATCGGGGAAGTGGAGATCCTGTGGGGGAGAAGAGGGAGCACGGGAGAGATGGGAGTCGTGGGTGGGCCAGGTAGGCTCGTGGCCTCGTGGGTGGGGGCGTGTTTGGGGGTGCGTGCGTCGTGGGGTGGGTGGAGGCATGCATCTGATGTCGTGGGATGTGCGTTTGTGATATTGCCAACTCATCGATCCGTGTGACTGATCCGCGTGATGTGcttcctctttgccgtctgcgaaaataaatacagacggcaaagagctcactttgccgtctgccgAAAAAacacagatggcaaagaatctttgccgtctgccaataCAAAcagagacggcaaagattctttgccgtctgtgattttcgttgcagatggcaaagtgagctctttgccgtATGTTTTTTTTCACAGACGGCAAATTTTATTTTACCGTTAGTTCTTCTTTGCCATCAACCGATGACGGCAAACCCACTCGTTGTCGTCTGCCcgacgaaaagctgacggcaaagacacCTCCTGACGGCAAATTAATTATTTCCCGTAGTGACTGAGGACAGCGCGATGAAgaatcagagccgggactagggcatcagcaccgtcggcacgcgggagggtcCCACCTCCACCGTCCGCGACGCTAGCCATCCGGACGCAATAACAGGAGCACACCAGGCCCGGCCGAGCCCTCGCGGGCCCATAAAGCTCCCGCCCTCGCGCTGCGACCGGCACGCCATCGGCGCCGACGCCCCATATCCGAGCCGCTCCTCCTCACCGCGCCGCGGACAATGAGACCACGCAGGGGGACCGGCCCGCTAGGATCCAGATGGGGCCCACTGGGCCTAGATCTGGGCCGAGGTCGCGATGTCAGCCACCCGGCACcaccacgtcgccccgccgccaagCAGTGGCGCCGACACCACGCCTGCCGCCGGCCGCCGGGCTGCCGGACCGCAGCCAAGCCGGACTGCACCGCCGCCGTCTCCCTGCCCCGGGAAGGGAGCATGCGCGCGCGGGGACAAGAAGGCCCGCCGCCGCCGGTATCACCCGGGCCAGCGCCGGGGGcaaccgccggcggcggcgggaggagaagAGGGAGGAGGGGGCTCGCTGGTGAGGAGCTCGAGCCGCTCCACATTAGTTGACTTGATATTAATACAAATCTAAAGATCAACAGGGAATGAAAGGTACAAATGAACCACAAAGTCGTGAGTCAGACTCCTTGTGACCAGTGAATCCCTATGGGCTATGGCACCTTCTGATGTTAAAGATGATAATCGTTTGCACGTCCTAAGCGTTGATCGGCCACTGGCACACTTGTCACCCCATCTCTAGGTTTTCTATAGTATATGCATTTCTACCTTGGTGAGACGCCAGGTCTACGTTTTGGCTAGGGAGCCATCCGCCACTTCTACACCGTGAGTGGCCCTTTTGTCTAGCGCGCGAGCGAGCCTACGTGCTCTAGCTGCATAGCTGCGTGCTTCTTTTGGCCTGTTCTAAAACTCTCGTGACTCCATGTCGGCGTTGGTCTTGAGCCTTCGTGCTCGTGTTCGTTGTCTAAGACTATGTTTGTTATGTTGCTTAAgttatgggctttattaatttaaagccggacgcgtcTAGCATCATTGTTCTAAAAAAATACCTTGGTGAGACGTGTGTGTGACCACCCCATCCCCAGTCATATCCTACACTCGTACTCCACCAGTAAACACAGCCATATATGTCTAGACAGTAGCCGCAGCACAGCGACAAACCTCCGATCTCCGGCCGACGAGTTCCTCCACCAAACCGTTACACATACCATCAGAAGGACGACACAGGGAGACGGGGCAATGATCGGTCGAATCTCCGGGCGCCCTAAGGCCAACTTCACcatgcgaccctatcctgtccggtcCCGtctgtttggggtaaaacggacaaacgaggcggcccagcgcgcggaaGCAAACGGATCTTTATCCGTTTTgtatccgctttcgacccatccgcggccCAAGTTTGCGTCGCTTTTGGGGCGAAAtggacagcgcgcggacgggcgaGATGCGCGCGCTTGTCCATCCCTGGCCCGCGTGTCGGTGACACAGANNNNNNNNNNNNNNNNNNNNNNNNNNNNNNNNNNNNNNNNNNNNNNNNNNNNNNNNNNNNNNNNNNNNNNNNNNNNNNNNNNNNNNNNNNNNNNNNNNNNNNNNNNNNNNNNNNNNNNNNNNNNNNNNNNNNNNNNNNNNNNNNNNNNNNNNNNNNNNNNNNNNNNNNNNNNNNNNNNNNNNNNNNNNNNNNNNNNNNNNNNNNNNNNNNNNNNNNNNNNNNNNNNNNNNNNNNNNNNNNNNNNNNNNNNNNNNNNNNNNNNNNNNNNNNNNNNNNNNNNNNNNNNNNNNNNNNNNNNNNNNNNNNNNNNNNNNNNNNNNNNNNNNNNNNNNNNNNNNNNNNNNNNNNNNNNNNNNNNNNNNNNNNNNNNNNNNNNNNTCCCCCCCAAACCCTCCCATGTCCCGCCCGTCCCACTCCCTCCCCCGTCCATGACCGACGCCCAACCGAATTTCGGCGGGTTGGCCGTCGACCCGCCCGtaatggccaagaagaagaagggcaaggcgccaAGAAAGCCGCtgtcggagtgcacgccggaggagatcgtcaagttggacgcggaatcggcgaagaggaggagcCGGAGGGCGGTCGTCAAGATCAACATCGCCGCGGCCAAGAGAGCCGCCGAGCGCGTTGCGATTGTGGCCGCGCGACACAAGGACGAGGTCGAGGAGAAGGAGGCCATCGTCAGCAAAACGCACGCCCTCCTCATGGCCGGCATTTGTCGCCCGCCCAGTTTCTCTCGAGGGGTCGTCGGTCGCCCGGCCTCCGCACTAGCAGTCGCCAACGTCGCGGACCACGCCCTTGTCGCCCGGCTTtcctccgccaaggcacgacgCCCAGACCCGTTTCAGGGGGTCGCCGGACGTGAGCGTGATCGCGCCATGCACACCACGCAcctcggccgtcatcgacctcaacgtcactcctgggtccagcagcggcggccgTTCGTCCGTCGAGATGCAAAAAAAGCAAGCACGGCCGCCATTTACCGGCACCATGCCGTCCCCCCGCGtcttgctcgacgaaatgccaaccCCAACGGCACCGGTAAACGACCCCTACTACGACCAGTTCATGGAGGAAGTGATCTACGACGGCGGCCACGTCCCTGTCTACGACcccgaggagacccaaagtcaggatggccgtgGCCAGTTCACTGAcgatgaagaggccgacgaccgtgctgactacgatcatggtgactcgtggcatgaagacaatgacatctatgtcgaaggtgaaggtgaagaagaagaAAGTAATGATGTTGACATTAGTGgcgccattgttcatcgacgagctgacacaaagagcggaagcacaaaaaaagaggaagagcattcgcacaggttcatacacacaagatgaggacaagttaatttgccaagcttggatggagattagccaagatccaagGACCGGCACGCAACAAAAGGGCATTGTTTTTGGACGAGAGTacacaaaacattccatgaaaggaagatgtttgagccctaccaattTGAAAGCAACTGTGGCGTCGGGTCGATTCAAAAgagatggttgttcatccaacaagagtgcaacaagtatcaAGCCGCATTTGAGAGCGTTCAAGCATGGCCCGTGAGTGGTACCTGCGTTGGAGACATGGTATGTTCTCATTCTTTGccctttccttgctacggccatgaaACTTCGGCCTTGTACATGTTTGCATGGTCACTTGTTGTTCATCATatggtgtaggcatttcaatctttggaggcattcaaggcccggcacaatgacaagccgtttactcttacgcattgttggactatgatcaacaattgccctaagttcaaggaccaATACCGTGAACTCCAAAGGAAGAGAGGCCTGAAGACGGCCAAAttcgccggaggtggagatggcgaggcgttgaagaggccgaggggcaagaccaactccaaggttgatgacattcgtgatgcctcatccatggcattgcatgacactttgcatggcatgatgtcgcaaaaggatgtgagggacgagaagaagcgacaaagcaaggacgagcaaatgaagcaatacctagagcttcaaacgaagaagcttgagatggaggaggcggccaagagaagGAAGCTTGAAATGGAGGAGGCGGTccggcagaggcagctcgacatggaggaggcggcccggcaaaggcagctcgacatcgaggccgagaacgtcaaggccaggcaaaggcagctcgacatcgaggccaccaatgtcgccaccaaagcgaaggaggtgaccctcgcgatcatgagcgtggacttatCGAAGATGAGCGAGAAGACGAGGGCATGGTTCGAGaccaggcagaaggagacgctcgacgccgacggcctgaactaggtcgttcgatcggccgtggccgttcttttttggaggctggcacgggtgccgcccgcccgctgggccgctggccgtgtgccggcgagaaaaacattcattttgaaggctggctgtgttgccggcgaggacaaccattcattttggaggctgacTGTGTTGCCGGCCACTGGCTTTGTTGCCGGCGTCCGTGCTAAACTGGGACCGTAGGGCTTGGCATTTGAaatgtttttctttttcaaaaatggACGCGGACAGAATGAGGTAAAAGGATGCGACCGCGCGCTGGACGCACGGCCACTGCATCCCAAGACAAGTCCGGACACGACCCCATCCCctgcccaaacggacagaatcctgacaaaacggacgtccgttaggatcgcgcggtggagttggcctaacgcCATGCCGCGCCGCTTCCGGAAAAGACACCCTACAAAATGCGGAGACCGAGACACTGTTGATGTGTATGTTTGCCGCTCTACGGCCGGGACGCGTGTCTGCGTGCTCCGCCGCTCGCCGGCACAGTGCTCCTCTGGTTCGACCGTTCGAGCGATGCTGAATATAGGAGGATATCTGCATACATGCGTGCTGGTCTCCGACTCCACGTGAAAATGTTTCGCGTAGCTTTGCTAGCGTCGTTGCGTCCGGTACCGGCATAGTGCGCGCGTGCATATGCTGCTACAGCCTAGTCTAGTGACACACCTCATCTAACATGCTAGTAAGTATGGTCCTTTTTTTTAAAGGGAGTATGGTCCTTTTTTTAATCATATAGGATGGTACGCACTTCTAGAGTCTCTACCATTTGTGTTGTCACTGAGAAAATCCAAGTGCCAAAAGATAATACTACTCTTACGGATTTACAACAGTTGCTTTGTACTATAATCACTTgctttgtctctctctctcctccatgtGCCAGGTCAGGTCAGTAGGTGGGCTCCAAGATGACAGCGAAATCTCTCTCACCTCCACGCGCGCCGTACGAAAGGGACTACGGAACAGGCCGGACGGGCCGGTCCCGGCGCGAGCCCGAATCAATCCGGTCGGTCGGAGCTAAACCGGGTGCTGGTTAAGGCGTGGCCGGGCCCACCCCACCGGCTTCTTGCCGCTTGTACCTTCCGGGTACTCCAACTGTACCCGCACTTGTACCTCGCCAGCCCATTCAATTCTCTCTCTGCTTGccttaaaagaaaaaaagaagtccCTGCCTGCCAGCCCTTGCTATGCACACACACATATGGCTACACTCACCATGGTCTAATTACTAGCTCTAACATGATCACTGAATAATAAAAGCACTTGCTGTGTAATTATATGAGGCTAAGACATTTTTATGTGTATATTCTAGTTCAAGGAAATAACAGCTCACTTCATTTTCTAGGACAATTTTGTTCCTACTAAATTGCAAGTTTAGTTGTGGGGTGGTACTGTGGTAACTGGTAAAGAATCCACCAAAATCATGAAAAATAGAATACTGCTACTGTTTGAGAAATActcctttacagagggagtataatacAACCGTTTGTCATTATTTTATGCTGGAACAAGCCGTTATTCATGGCGTATTTTCTTGTCAACTTTAACCAATGTAACCAATTACAGATTCGTATTCGCCAAGTTTGCGTCGATTTAGTATGAAACGGGGCGAAATTTTAAAATGAGGAAGTAACCCCGTGTACCCGAAGCAGGCTGGCTGAATAGTGCCACATTCCATCCCGAGCAAAGAATCCCGTGCAACCCACAAACTCCAGCTCTCCCGCTATATAACGAGCCACCGTGGCCGCCTCAAGTACAAACGCCTTGTATCCTCTCATCTCTAGTGTCCTCCCTCGCCAAgaacccgccgccgcctcccggcctCCGCTTCCAAGAGTCTCGAGGTCTCCGGCGTCGACCGAAGCAGCAGCAGCATGAAGCGCCTCCTCAGCCGGCTCTCCCACGCGGCCACGGCAgacgcctgcgccgccgccgcgtacCAGCCGCTCCGGCCCGACGCGGCCGCGAAGGACTCCTCCATGGCAGTTACGTCCTCGTCCTCTTTCTTCGGCGCGCGAAGGCTTGGGCGGGGCGCGAGGGTGCCGGAGGGGCATGTGCCGGTGTGCGTCGGCGAGGAGGGCGGCCCCGTGGAGCGCTTCGCCGTGCGGGCCGAGCTCCTGGGCCAGCCGGCGTTCAAGGCCCTGCTCCGACGCGCCGCACAGGAGTACGGCTACGGCCACCCGGGCGCGCTCCGCATCCCCTGCGCCGTGGCCAACTTCCGCCGCCTCCTCCTTGGCGTCTCCGACCCCGGCTGCCAGGCCACCGACGACGACGACTCTGCGCTCTACTACTAGCCTTCCCCGTTTCACCCTCCTCGTTCGGCTGCCATAGAGGGCGTACGGCTGCTGTGTTCTGACCAATCTGCCCCTGCGTGGAGTACATTAGGTCACACGGGATTGGTGGAGGGTAGAACATGGATTCCGCCGTATTTTCTACTGCAGCTCAACAATTTTAGGACCTGCTGCCTTGTGGGAAGTAGGGTTGTTGTAATTTctttttcttcatcttcttctgagtGTTCTTCTAGTTCTAGCTAGCTCTAGATCTAGCTCTGGTAGCTGCAATggagcttcttcttcctcttttttgctAGGGATTTTGAGGTCTTGGTAACACATCATGTGAGTGAAATGGATGATTTTGCTACTGCAAAAGCTTGCTCCAAAATCTGCTGGTATACTAAGTAAAAAAGCAATGCACTTCCATGGATCTCTAGCAAAGTTTGCTTTTACAGTTCTTGAAGCCTATCATAGAATACAGTGGTGTGCTAGTATGATTGACCATTTGGTAGTATACTAAAATATTTAGGCTTGTGTGTAAATTTTTTTTTGGAACGTCTGGTCTTATTAAAAATCTCGGTTTTATTGCCAGGTTCAGAATAGCTGACTGCATATAGACTTATAGAGGCATAACTGCGTGTGTATAGGAATTTTCAGACCTTTTTTCAAACAATCTTGCTAAGTCTCAGTTGATTTAGACTTCGTTATGTCTCAGTCGGTGTTGTATTCATTAGATCATACATTGAGATCCGTGCAatattttcttttcagatttttccattttctttcttaCATGGTATATCATTTGATCGAGATTTGGTTAAATCTAAGTTGACTAAGACCTAGCTGATGAAgcaatgtacctagggtagggtcattgacctgtccaaactaccctccccaaggacatctctagaaaaaACCACccgtcaatcgactcagaagtgttccactcgacggactcgaagacactcgaccatgaagccaaccactcgacagccagaagatctaaagtcaccctgcacgcaaacggtcggtcattaagtagcttttatggtcatcatagcactttatttgtggcgttatcagtaatgcccgatcttaatgtaccttaaaccctacataactgagggccggaggggtctggcaaactctatataagccaccccctcctcagtgtaaagggttcgcacccctgtaactcatacacacataatccagtcgaccgcctccgggctccgagacgtggggctcttacttcctccgagaagggcctgaactcgtaaacatcttgcgtatacaactactccatagctaggatcttgcctctccattcctacccccctacactactgtcagacttagaaccacgatagttggcgcccaccgtggggcaggtgtcttagcgacttattgaagaagttgcgattttttcaatctccttcatcatggtttcaggcggagctctagttgagggccgcgagatccgtctcggcgtgctcacgttcatcgccgacgactccgcttgacttcaggaggctccgctcgacatcgacgcgctccctgtctgcggggcgatgcactttcgcgcatgcgtccgcggcgtcctcctacggcaaccgtcgacccagtatcggtcggctcctgtgtcgtcctccctccctgtttcccgccgacgcaagcgctccggtcggtcgaggcttcagcggtgggtgaggcacgcggtggctcgccagtcgaccaccttCCAAGTCGCAgtgatcgagcccgatgaatctctctacggcctattcgaccTATCGACCGGCTTCGCAGAGACTGCatacgagtgcgacagcagtgatccagcggcggaggttctgatggtcgatggaccacacagtcctcccggttttccccgcaccaacggaggcgacggcggaggcgatccgtcgcatgcccatgaagagtatctccccgagcccctcgcttcgctgcagagggaagaacttcgccgccggaacatggatgcgctgcacactcctatcgttggagaaacccccgaggctcgtgccttagaggacgcgcgcttggccaacttggctgagcgcactcgactagagaacctacagcgagcactcgacgagcgtgcgcggcaacgggttccagaatccagtcgacgtcaactctttctacCAGCGACTCAGGTATAtcatactccgattcagaatttagcagctgcagcccgtatagcagagtcgattcagccttcccagtcagaggctggcagaggcttgttacagatcaaagcattactccgggcggcaggagatcaaaattcagctgtatcgcagtcgcggaataggattcacagcagatccatcactgcaaatacagtccagtcggcccatagcccaagatcgcccccgaggcgtgagggacgtggagaccggcgtgatcagtaccagaaccgtgagcagtatgatcaccgacttgatcgtgatgatcgacgtcgagtgcccaccctcccccaaggagtggatcgtacgcacctcgacagcaggatgacagacgccatcacaatgttgggcgaaggattccagtcgaccccagggaaccaggcttcgatgcaagatccattatcgttcaaggtttggtcaacAGGAAcatagctcaccgagaaggtcatgacagagatgtacccaccagcagcagagtacacgtctcaggaccagagtgttttagcagagccatcagggccgcggtgattcctcccaacttcaggttggcgactggagtcagtaagttcactagtgagtctaagcctgatacttggcttgaagactaccgagtggttgttcagattggcggcgacaacgatgaagtagccatgaaacacctgcctcttatgttggagggctcggccagagcatggttgaatcagttagcacccagcagcatttacacttgggaagatctggctcgagtgtttgtcagaacatttgaaggaacttgcaagcgactaacagggttgacagagctgcaatcttgtgtgcagaagtcgaatgaaaatttgagagattacatccagagatggattacgttgcatcacacggtagagaatgtatctgatcaccaggcagtctgtgccttcaaggaaggcgtgaagtacagagagctaaacctgaaatttggtcgaaccggagacatgtctctgagtcgaatgatggagattggcaccaagtatgccaatggtgaagaagaggatcggctctagagtggcaagcacaagtcagtcgcccacgaaaccggaggagggaactccagtcggaagcagaagcggaaagccaagccagctgctcctggagaagccttggccgtgactcaaggaaagtttaaagggaagcccaaagggtcttggaaccctaagaaggtgaaggacaaggaagggaatgacgtgt
It contains:
- the LOC119341433 gene encoding auxin-responsive protein SAUR72-like yields the protein MKRLLSRLSHAATADACAAAAYQPLRPDAAAKDSSMAVTSSSSFFGARRLGRGARVPEGHVPVCVGEEGGPVERFAVRAELLGQPAFKALLRRAAQEYGYGHPGALRIPCAVANFRRLLLGVSDPGCQATDDDDSALYY